The Aeoliella mucimassa genome includes the window CCAACTCCTACGCCCCTTGCGTCGAATCTGACGAATTGCCTCGTCCCGGGGCAAAGGCTCCTCCGCAGAGTTGCCATGTTGTTTGATCTTGGCGTTGTGCTGCGGCGGAATCACCGGCTCAATGCCTTCGGATTCCAGCCCTTCATAAACCTTCCACTTGTCGTAACTACCGTCGCCGTGAAACTTTTTTACGGGCTGCTCCACCTGCTCCAGCATTTCGGGAACCGCATCGGCATCGTGGCAACTGTTCTCGGTCAAAATCTCCGCCACAATCTCGCGGGTGTCAGGATTCACCGACAAATGCAGCTTCCGCCATGTCCGCCGCTTCGACTTGCCATGCGTCCGCATCTTCCATTCGCCCTCGCCAAACACTTTCATGCCGGTGCTATCCACCACGATATCGATGTCGCCCCTCTTGTTAGCGATATCGAGCGAAACATTCAGCTTGCTGGCTCGCTTGGCGAGCGAAGAATAATTGGGAATCGCTGCCTCGACGCCCAACATCGCCACCAGCGAGCGGCCGAATCCCTCAGTCTGCCGATAGGGAAGTTTCAGCAGTTCGCGAATCGTCAGCAAGCACTCGATCGCCGTATCGCTGAAGACAAAAGGGCGACCGACTTTTGTCTGGTCGTTAGGATGTTCCCAGTTCTCCAACGCCTCGTCGCTAAACCAAATAGTGATGTTTCCACGCTCGATGAGCGACTTGTTATACTCCTTCCAGTTCGTGACTTTGTAGGTTCGTTTTTCTTTCGTAGCCATGTTCGATCTCCGTAAAAAAGGTACGTGGTTCCATTCCACGTTAGTTTTTACGGAGGTTTGTGACTAATTGTTCAACAAGGCCATCGTCAGTTGTCCGTTGATGGAGGGTGGAAAAGGGTAGCCGATTGAGAGCTCCATTGAATGACTGCAGCGACGCGCAGGCGAATGGTTGCTTGCGTGGCTGTTCGCTGCTGCGCGGATGGTAAAGCTGTAGGCTCAAAGCTTTAAGCTGCAGGCGAGACTCTCCATCTTCCCCTGTTCCCTGAACCCTCACTCCTAAATCCTCCCCAGAATAGTTTCCCACCTATGGGAATCTATTTTGGGCAACTATCGCAAAGGTCTTGCTGTAACTCATGAAATACCAACACCTTGCGATAGATTCCCGCCGCGAAAATAGATTCCCACTCGATGCGTTTTCGGAAATGGGAATCTATTCGAGGTCGAAAACCACTGGTTTTGTAGAGTGGGCGCCGATTCAATTTTCCCATGAGTGGGAAAATTGGGAATCTATTCGCAAAGCTGTGTGTAAACGAAAAAGGCGAGACAGCCTGACGCTGTCTCGCCCTGATTCACTATTCGTTGGCATTGCCTTATCGCTCAGCCATGGCTGCTAGCAGCAACGGTTTCTCGTGGAGCGGATCCCCCAGAGAACGATGGTCGAAGCCAGCAAACAAAGCGTCGCCGGTTCAGGCACAGCGACACTTTCGAAGCTGCCCGGAACGCCGGTCGAGGAACCGAAGTTAGTCTTCCACAGCGTGTAGTCGTCGGCATCGACCACCCCAAGTCCGTCGCCGTTGCCGCCGAGAATGGTGCCGTCTTCGGTGGAGCCAAGGTTGTCGCGCCACACCGTGTAGTCAGCCAGATTGACGGTGCCGTCGCCGTTGAAGTCGCCCGCTAGACCTTCGGGGAGTTCCCCTTCGGTATGGGTAAAGTTCGAAAACGTAAGGTACTGCCCAGGCGAGTTCCACAGCCCCACCCGCATACTGGCGATTGGATTGTCAAGATCAAATGGAATGAGTGAAGCAACCGAGTCGAAAATGGGATCGCCAGTAGGAGTTCCCATTTCGTTCCAGATACGCAACTGAGAAGTTAGCTCTCCATCGAAGTAGAGTTCGACATGTATACCTGTAGTATTCGGAGTAAGCGATGGAACCCCATGGTAGTCGTTGTTCGACGTATCCTGCAAATCCATCGTGTCGACCTTGCCGTCAAAAATCAGACGCGGAGCGGCCAGACTATCGGGCCAAGGGGCGTCGCTGAGTCCTTCGCGAAAGTTCACCGAAGCGTCCATCCCCAGGCCCGCTTCGTCGGGACCGACACCGCTCAGAAAGTAGTCGTAACTGAGGGTATCACCGGGGGTGACTGCAACGGGAACCGTTACTACCTGGTCGGCCGCTTCCGCACCGTACAAGGTGAACGAGCTATCGTCCCATTCATAGAACCCAGCCCCTGCTGTGGAGGTCCAGGTGTAACCCATGCTGTCGAACGTTTGTGCGTTGGCGATGGAACACGACACCACCATCACCATGGTTAGGAACGTACCACTTAGAACATTACGCTGATGAAAATTACTCATATCGATGACCGTTTTACCCTTCTTCGAATTGCGAATCGCCAATGATTGAAGTGAGTTGAAATGAAGAGCCTGATGGAATGTTCTGTTATCTGCCGGAAGCTAGTTCACTTCGCCGCCGTTACGGGATCCGCTTCCCGCGTGGATCTGAGGGTCGACGTCGAGTTGAATGAAGGTGACCGATCCGTCGCACATGGTCATGTTGAATCCTCCCGAATGGGGACCACCGAACTTCCGCCGCCCGTGCGACTGCCCATTGCTTGCTTTGGGATCCTCGGTATCAGACTGCAATCGGTACCGAACCGGATCGTTCGCGTCGTAGTAGGTCATGCGAATCGTATCGTTGTTGTTTCCAACAAAGGCAGGTTCGTTATCGCCATCGTCAAGTCCGTTCTCGTAGTTCTCAACGTACATCCACTTTTCACCCACCATGTAGGTATTGGAGGTGCCGTCGGTAATCTGCCGCATTTTGACTTCGGAGCGATAGAAGCAGATGCCATTCCAGTTTTCCTTGCGATCTCCTTCGGAGGTAATGCGATAGCTGGGGGTATCTTTTGCTTCGGTAGCCAGCAGGCCGCCACCGTTTTCGTTAGGTCCGCCGCCAATTGCATCCGAGAGTTCGGTAGTGCGAATGTTTCCACCATTGCAGGCGTAGTCGGTCTTGCTGGCGCGTTCGATCGGCCGACTGCAGAACCGATACGAAGCACTCGACGACTGGAAGTCGTAGACGTTGGTCGTCCGTCGCGACGGGCAGACCATTCCATCAAACGGCAACTGGACCCGCTGCTTGGCGTACGAACGAATATCGGTAGCGGGTGCACCGCTGCCGAGGTCGTGCAGGGTACTCTGCTCAATGTACGGCAGCAAACTATAGAGCCATCCACCCGACTGACTCTTGCCATACCCTTGCTCCGGGAAGCCGACCCAGAACCATCCCCAACCACCCGATGGGAAGAAGCCGTGCGTATCGTGATGATTGTGGAAAGCAATGCCAACTTGCTTCAACTGGTTGACGCACTGGGTACGACGCGCTGCCTCGCGAGCGGATTGCACCGCGGGAAGCAACAGGGCGACCAGAATACCGATGATGGCAATCACCACCAACAACTCGACCAGTGTGAATCCTGGACGACGCTTCTGGATGACGCGTACACACGCACTCTTCGTAAAATGGGGATCAGTCATGGTTACTTCCTCCGAAGCGAATACCAGGTGATACCGCCATCCCTAATAGAACGCCGGCAATTAGTGGGTAGATAGAAGAGGATTCAGGCACCGCCAGCGACAACATGGCTTCAAAGGCACCTGTACCATGCCATTGGTCGTAGGCAGTGACAAACAAATCGAAATCAGCGAGATCGTTATGAAAATCACCGTTGAAGTCACCGCGAGCAAACGCCTCGGCGGCCGTGTACTCGGTGAGATCGGCCCCCGCCCATTGGATGTAAATCAGCCAGTCGTCGTAGTTGAGCACTCCGTCGTAGTTCACGTCGCCGGTGAATCCGACGAGCGATTCTCCGAGAATCTCAAACTCCGAGAGCAGCGGAGTCGCGTCGGCCTGCGTGATCATCAGCCGAATCCGCGAGGTCTCCAGAGGTTGATCCAGCATATGAATCCGCTGATAGCCGAGCGAAGTTCCAGCAACCACGGTTTGGTAGGTACCATTCACCTGGGCTTCGATCGTGTAGCCGCCGATCCGTTGCCCCAACGCGATGAACTCCTTGGCGACAAAGCCGTCGACCAGGCGCGGGCTGCCGAGATCGATTTCGAGCGAGCCGGTGGTTTGCCCATCATCCATCGCCCAGTAGGTACTGGTATCGCCATCGATGGCGAGTTCTCCGCCAAAGCTGGCAGCAGACTCTCCTCGTACATGGCTCGCAGTTACCGAGGTGTTGTTGTCGATCAAGTTTCGATCGAGCAATGCTTCTCGCGTTTCTTGGAACTCCAGCAGTCGGCTGATGTCACTATCGGCCAGTTTTCCGTCTGGCCCCGGCGGAACATCCAGCAACAAGTTCACCGATCTGCCGACCGTGTTCAGATACATCTCCATCAACGCGGCGGTCGACTTAGGAGACTCGTCCTCGTGGTAAAACCACCCATCCCGCAAACGGGCGTCGGCCTCGGCTGGTGTCCAGTAATCACCATTGCGGATGCCGGTCTCCAACTGGGAACCGCTGTAGCGGGCACCATCCTGCGTGCGATCGATCGTGTGCCAGTTGGTCGTCGGAGAGTAGCCCTCCTCGTTGCCAACCCAGCGGGCGTCGACGCCTTGATGGCCCCACATTACCGCGTTTGGCTGATGCTGGCGGATGATATCTCGGTAGCGCGACCAGTCGAACGTCTGAACCGTAGTGCTGCCGCTCGCTCCATCCAACCAGACTTCCGACAACTCGATTGGCGAACCGTCGCTCAAGGTCATAGTAACCAGTTCCGTCAACTGAGCTGCGTAGTAATCGTTGTAGTCGCTTCCATTCGCATCGCCGAAATTCTGTGGTTCGTCGTAGGGGGTTCCCACAAGGTTGGCCTTCGAAACCGATGGGTCGCGATGCATGTCCCAAGGCGAGAGATAAACACCGAACTTCAGTCCATAAGCCTTTGCCGACTCGGCAGCCATCCGCACGACGTCAGTCTCCAAGCCCGCGTTTGTTCGGGTGGTCGCCCAGGTGCTATTGCCGATGCGGTACTCGGTGGTGGTGGTATCCCAAAGTGCCATGCCATCGTGATGCTTGGCAGTGAGTATCATCGCGGTCATGCCCGCCTGCTTGAGCGAACGCGCCCACTGATCGGTATCGAGCGACGTGGGATTGAACACGTCGGGCGTGCTTTGACTCCAGCCCCACTCCTCATCGGTAAAGGTGTTGGGACCGAAATGGAGGAAGGCGTAATACTCCTGCTCGTGCCAGGCGAGTTGACGCGCAGTGGGAGTTGCCCCGTAGGGGGTGGGAGGGTCCTGGGCATTCGCCGAACCAAATGCCAGCAGCGCGACACCAAAGAGGAGCAACCCGCGCCAGGTCCGCTGGGTAGATACGGTCGCCAATCCAATCAGGCTGAGCGTCCACAGCCATGTCGAATGTGGTTCCGGTACCGACACGGAGTCCAACGCACTCGCACTTGCCTGGCTGCTGAAGTTTGCTTTCCACGTCTGGTAGTCGTCGAAAGAGACAGAATCGGGCGTGTTATCGTTAGGAATCGAGTAGGCCGAACCAAGCTGATCGCGCCACACGGTGTAGTCGGCCAGATCGACCAGCCCGTCGTTGTTGTAGTCGCCGGCAACAAACGTCAGCGTGCTATCGTAGGTCACCTTTCCGGCTTGCAAACCGCTCACACCAGCGATGCGATAGCGAAGTTCCAGGTCGGCCAGCCCTTCGGTGTTGAGTGCATACCCCAACCACAGCGAATCGCCAGGTTGCAAGCTGGTATTGCCGAGCAACACACCTTCGAGCAACGTGTTTTCGTCCGCGTACCCACCCGCCTGCCAACCTGCGGAGCTATTGTTGTCGACTCCGATCGCTTGCGACTCGAGGGTCGTCCATCGCGAAGGCATCAGAGCACCGCTCTCGCTGGTGACTTCATACCCATTTAACTGCACCACTTCCTCCGACACGTTCACCATTCGCAGTTGGCCAGTGGTCGTGTCGGCGACTAGTTCGATCGCTGAAGACTCGGACGGATCGCCTAACAACTGAAAGTCTTCCCATGGAACAAGATCACCGCTGTAAGTGGAGAACGACACCGCGTCGAGCAGGCCCTCGACCGAGCGATCGAAGAAGCCAGTCCGGGCGAAGAAACCGAATCCCACGTTGGGACTTGGAGTCGCGAAGTTGCTACCGGATTGCGATCCAAGGAGGGAACCATCGCGATACACACTCAGTCGATCGGCCGAGGAATCCCAGGCCAGCGCCCAGTGCTCAAAGGAATCGAGCGAGGGAGCGGACAGCTGCTGCTGATGTTCGGCTCCATCGTAGAAGCCATATTCAAAAAGCTTGTTCGATTGGTTGTACGCGCTGTAACGCAAGAACAAATCGCCTTCGACGTCCACCAGATGATTAAACGTGCCCGGCTGTTGCGATGCCGGAACCGTTGGTTGATACACCACCTCGGCAAGCCAATCGACATTGGGCAGCGAGCCAAACGAGTCGGCATTGAAGTAGAACCCACTACTATCGTTGGCCGAACCATTCACGGTTGCGATACCACTTGTCACCGAAGGAGTACCCGACACGCGAAAAGAGTTCGTTAGATCACGCTCTCCTGCAGCCAGCGTGTATTGCGAGCCGCTCACGTTGCCATTGAAGTTGACTTTCACGTAGTTGGTCACTTCAGCGGCATGTGAAACCGACAAGCACAAGCAGTACCCGATGGCCAAACAGGCAACTGGCAACGCTTCCACTAACAGCGACACATACTTTCGGATTGCACACACACGATGGTTCATCAAATCACTCGGTTTGCTACTCAACACGGGAGCTTTTCGGTGGGGATGAGCATCTCGCTCACGCCTGATCCCCACAGAAAAGCCCATACACGGGATACGAACGCAGGAGTTGCTCCTTACGCACGCAGCATTCGGCTGCCACGAATGCCACCCGCAATCGCTACCAAAGCTCCGACGATCAACATCGAGGAAGGCTCAGGAACGGAAGTCACACTGAAATTCGAAATGGTCACTGCCTGGGAGTTATCCCACGAACCAACCCGTAACGAATCGATCGCAGCGATGTCATAGACTCCGATAGTGGTCGAGTAGGCTTCGGTAAACACGCCAGGCGAAGTTCGATTGCTTACGGTCAACTCAGCGCTGGTCGCCGAAGTGAACTCGTAGCTGAAGAGCACGCCATCGTAGGGCGTACTGGCAGTGGTGCTGTCGTACTCACCATTGTTCGCGTACGACTGAAAGTAGAGCCCGGCCGAGGGATCCCGATAGAGCACGCGATCCGTCGCGGCGGTGCCACCGCAGCAAGTACCGATGTTGTCGTCGGACTTGAAGTACATCGAGATATCCCAAGAACCACCCAACGTGCCGCTATCAATGCCAACCTCGAAGCTTACGACATCGCCGACCTCCAGAGCCAGTTCTGTCGACATACCAGCATCCATGCCTGGATTGCCAGTGATGACGCCGGATTCGGTTGTGGGAGTCGTGTAACTGGCCCCTGTATCCTCGGTGGTCCAGGTGGCTCCGCTAAAGTCGATCGTGCCCGCTTGGCACTCAACGTTAGCTACTGCCAACGCAAGGAGTGCAATGGATGTAATACTCAGGATTCTCATGAGACAATACCTTTTCAAAGAGACCTACAAGGAAGTAACAAACAAGGTGATAATGAATGACACTCAATCCGCAACACTCGTCAGCGAAAACCCAACGCGCACTTCCCACCGGGATGAAGGCGCAGCCTGGGCCCCACTTGCCTGTTTGGTTGCGCCGCCCGCGCATATTGCTAGACAACTACACTATTGAAGTGCAGCGACTGGAACTAAAACATCTGTTGACGATCGTCCAACTGCATCTCGACGACAGCATCGCCGAACGTGACCCAGTCGAACGCGGTATCCCCATCACTGTCGGTTGCTGCCAGAACCAGGAACCGATCTTTGGAGTGCAGGGGAATCTCGATAACATCCGGACCATCCTCGCGACTAAAGCCGCTGCGGTGGTACCGTTGCTCACCATCTACCAGTACCCACGCTTCCGCTTCGAAACGTTCGGGCTTGGCTTCCAGGTTGCCAACCAATGCTCGGAAACAGAGCATCTCGTGATTGGGATATTGCCGTCGAATCGCATGCAGGTCGAAGGTAATTCCTCCGTTCGCATGGATGCCGATGAGGCCTCGATTTTCAGGGCACAGCTCTTCGGGCTTGGTGGCCACGTGCAGCCAGTTGATGTAGCCATAGATTCCATCCTGAAACTCCAACCGCATCGGCGACAAGCCTTGTTCCAACGAGGGGCGACGGGCCATGATGGCTCCGCTCCAGGTCTTT containing:
- a CDS encoding IS5 family transposase, which codes for MATKEKRTYKVTNWKEYNKSLIERGNITIWFSDEALENWEHPNDQTKVGRPFVFSDTAIECLLTIRELLKLPYRQTEGFGRSLVAMLGVEAAIPNYSSLAKRASKLNVSLDIANKRGDIDIVVDSTGMKVFGEGEWKMRTHGKSKRRTWRKLHLSVNPDTREIVAEILTENSCHDADAVPEMLEQVEQPVKKFHGDGSYDKWKVYEGLESEGIEPVIPPQHNAKIKQHGNSAEEPLPRDEAIRQIRRKGRRSWKEEVGYHRRSLAETTMYRVKQSFGSHLKNRVFENQQTEARLRCKIINQFTQLGLPQFEWS
- a CDS encoding DUF1559 domain-containing protein, with product MTDPHFTKSACVRVIQKRRPGFTLVELLVVIAIIGILVALLLPAVQSAREAARRTQCVNQLKQVGIAFHNHHDTHGFFPSGGWGWFWVGFPEQGYGKSQSGGWLYSLLPYIEQSTLHDLGSGAPATDIRSYAKQRVQLPFDGMVCPSRRTTNVYDFQSSSASYRFCSRPIERASKTDYACNGGNIRTTELSDAIGGGPNENGGGLLATEAKDTPSYRITSEGDRKENWNGICFYRSEVKMRQITDGTSNTYMVGEKWMYVENYENGLDDGDNEPAFVGNNNDTIRMTYYDANDPVRYRLQSDTEDPKASNGQSHGRRKFGGPHSGGFNMTMCDGSVTFIQLDVDPQIHAGSGSRNGGEVN
- a CDS encoding alpha-L-fucosidase is translated as MNHRVCAIRKYVSLLVEALPVACLAIGYCLCLSVSHAAEVTNYVKVNFNGNVSGSQYTLAAGERDLTNSFRVSGTPSVTSGIATVNGSANDSSGFYFNADSFGSLPNVDWLAEVVYQPTVPASQQPGTFNHLVDVEGDLFLRYSAYNQSNKLFEYGFYDGAEHQQQLSAPSLDSFEHWALAWDSSADRLSVYRDGSLLGSQSGSNFATPSPNVGFGFFARTGFFDRSVEGLLDAVSFSTYSGDLVPWEDFQLLGDPSESSAIELVADTTTGQLRMVNVSEEVVQLNGYEVTSESGALMPSRWTTLESQAIGVDNNSSAGWQAGGYADENTLLEGVLLGNTSLQPGDSLWLGYALNTEGLADLELRYRIAGVSGLQAGKVTYDSTLTFVAGDYNNDGLVDLADYTVWRDQLGSAYSIPNDNTPDSVSFDDYQTWKANFSSQASASALDSVSVPEPHSTWLWTLSLIGLATVSTQRTWRGLLLFGVALLAFGSANAQDPPTPYGATPTARQLAWHEQEYYAFLHFGPNTFTDEEWGWSQSTPDVFNPTSLDTDQWARSLKQAGMTAMILTAKHHDGMALWDTTTTEYRIGNSTWATTRTNAGLETDVVRMAAESAKAYGLKFGVYLSPWDMHRDPSVSKANLVGTPYDEPQNFGDANGSDYNDYYAAQLTELVTMTLSDGSPIELSEVWLDGASGSTTVQTFDWSRYRDIIRQHQPNAVMWGHQGVDARWVGNEEGYSPTTNWHTIDRTQDGARYSGSQLETGIRNGDYWTPAEADARLRDGWFYHEDESPKSTAALMEMYLNTVGRSVNLLLDVPPGPDGKLADSDISRLLEFQETREALLDRNLIDNNTSVTASHVRGESAASFGGELAIDGDTSTYWAMDDGQTTGSLEIDLGSPRLVDGFVAKEFIALGQRIGGYTIEAQVNGTYQTVVAGTSLGYQRIHMLDQPLETSRIRLMITQADATPLLSEFEILGESLVGFTGDVNYDGVLNYDDWLIYIQWAGADLTEYTAAEAFARGDFNGDFHNDLADFDLFVTAYDQWHGTGAFEAMLSLAVPESSSIYPLIAGVLLGMAVSPGIRFGGSNHD